GAGAGCTGAGCCGGTAATCGATCCGCGTACAAGCAGACCATAGTTGACGGCCGGTGGGTTGAGCGCTGTTGTCCCATAGACAAGGCCGCCAAGCGTAATGTCGGACGTGCCAGAAGCGATACGCAGGGCAGGGGCCGAGCCATAATTGGTCAGGGTTGCCGTCGACTGGGTGGTGTCAGCGTTACCGTCGCCATCCTGATCGGTATTGGCCTTGTTGGCGTCTGTCGTCTCATCACGCGTCACGGTCGAGCCGATCAAAAGCCCCTTGGCCAGATTGCCGGAGATATCGACCAAAGGACCGGATTGATAAAGGTCTTCCGGTGTTGCGAGGACCGTTTTCAAAACTGACGAAGAGAGGGATGAGGTCGTTGCGTAACCCGTGCCGGTGTAAGCGCCGTCAATAATGACACTGCCGCCGAAATTGCCGGAGAGGTTAACCGCCTTGGAGTCCTTGCCATGGCTGTTGATGGTGCCGCTGAGATAGACATTACCGGTGGCGCCGTTTTCAAGCGAAACGGCAGTATTGTTGTCACCATTCATCGTGATGGTGCCATCCATGGTGAAATTACCCTGGATGTTGTTTTCAAAGCGAATGCCGTAGGCATTTTTGCCATCCACGGCGATGGTGCTGCCACTGTTGACAATGACATTGCCGATAAACGGTGTCGTGCCGGTGGAATGGATGCCGTAGCGCGCCACCGAATCAGCGAACGGTGCTTCAACAATACCGTCAGGCGCAGCGGTGCCGTCGGCAGCCTTCGTTGTATCGACAGGCGTGTAGTCGTCGGTGACCGTGATATTGGCTGAAACCGTCAGGTCGCCGGTACGGCCACCATCGATCAGGATGCCGGTCGAGCCCGCGGCAGACTTCAACATGTCGATCTTGCCCTTGAGCGTGACCGAATTATTCGAATCAACCGTGATGGCGTTGCCGCTGGTCACCGTTATCGAGCCCGCCGTATCGACCGTCAGGTCGCCTGCGACCGAGGTTTTGACAGGCGCGGTGGTCGCTGTGTTGATCGTGGTGGCAGCCAGGGCCTGACCGCTCATACCGGCCACGGCCAACAGGCCCATGGTGAGGTTAAGGGCTGTAGCGGTCAGAAGTTTGTGTTTGCGCATGTGGTAAGCTTCCCTGGGGTGCTTTGTATTACGATGAGATGGAGGTGAGGCCTTGTGGCCCTCATGGTCTGTGTCGATTGTGTCGGCCGGCGAAGTCTGAGAGGTCACCTTTAACCTTTATTTCAACAGCGTAAAAGATGGCAAACGCCGTTTTGGCGCACCATGCAAGGCTTTGAACGGAAATAGCCTCTAAATTGTGCCACAAAGTCAAAAATAAAGAGGGCTTAATTATGTCCGCGCGCCGTCTCAAGCGTCATGATTACCAACCATAGGCGCGGGTGATTTCACCAAATGTGCGCGCAATGGTACAGCCAACACGGACGGCGGCTGGGGTGAAGCTATGCAGATTAAATTATGAAGAAGATTGGGGGGGGGGGATGCGGTGCCACCGTTGCTTATCAGCAAGGGTGGCGCGAGTGACGGGACTCGAACCCGCGACCTTCGGCGTGACAGGCCGACACTCTAACCAACTGAGCTACACCCGCATTCCCTTTTCCCTAAGAACCATCTGCGTTGCCGCTGGCTTCAGGGAAGGTGCGCTTAGTAGTTCGGGGCAATGGGGGTGTCAAGCCAATAAAATGGCTTATACACGGGAAGCGCGGTCTGCGTATCTCAGGCATAGGCATGCATAGAGCCGCAATACCAGAGTGCCTGGTGTCTGCTAAATTGCATTTAAGGAGAAGGGGGAGGGGAAATGCGGTGCCACCGTTGCCTATCAGCAAGGGTGGCGCGAGTGACGGGAACTCGAACCCGCGACCTTCGGCGTGACAGGCCGACACTCTAACCAACTGAGCTACACCCGCATTCCCTTTTCCCTAAGAACCATCTGCGTTGCCGCTGGCTTCAGGGAAGGTGCGCTTAGTAGTTCGGCAGGCGGGTAAGTGTCAAGCGCATAAAATAGAAAATGACAGGTGGCGGGGCAAAATCTTTGGATAAGTTGAGCGCACACGGTTCTTATTGAGAGTGATTTTCATTGTCTCAAAACCTAGGCGAAAAAGTGAAATAAAGTGGGAGAAAGACGGTTTTTTTGCGCTGCAATGGTTTGAAGCTTTGAACAGACTGGTCTAATAGCCTACACATTGAGTCCATTTCCACGGTTAACCGGGGCGATGGGTGATAGAGTCTGTTCCCGTGAGTTGAGGGGTTGAGGTGACCTAATGAATGCATTCCTTCTGCAATATCTCCCCGTCATCATCTTTATAGGCATCGCTACGGTTCTTGGCCTTGTCTTTATGATTGGCGCATTGATCGTGGCCCCGCAGGCGCCGGACAGCGAGAAGCTGTCGGCCTATGAATGCGGTTTCAACGCCTTCGATTCCGCCCGTCAGAAATTTGACGTGCGCTTCTATCTCGTCTCGATCCTCTTCATTATCTTCGATCTTGAAGCGTCTTTCCTGTTTCCGTGGGCTGTGTCGCTGTTCGATATGCCAAACGGCGGCATGCATGTCGCTTTCTGGTCGATGGTTACTTTCCTGGTCGAACTGTTTCTCGGCTATATCTATGTGTGGAAAAAAGGAGCCCTGGAATGGGAATAATCCTGCCAGCCGGATCTGCCGGGCGTTCTTCGGTAGAAGGTTACGATCCCGCGGTCCACGACAAGTTCTTCGAGCAGGTATCTGCCGAGCTTGACACAAAGGGCTTTCTTGTCGCTTCCGCCGATGATGTCATCACCTGGGCGCGCACCGGTTCGCTGATGTGGATGACCTTTGGTCTCGCCTGTTGCGCTGTCGAAATGATGCAGGCCTCGATGCCGCGTTATGACATGGAGCGCTTCGGCATGGCGCCGCGCGCGTCGCCGCGCCAGTCGGACCTGATGATCGTCGCCGGCACGCTGACCAACAAGATGGCGCCTGCCTTGCGCAAGGTCTACGACCAGATGCCTGATCCGCGCTATGTGCTCTCCATGGGGTCCTGCGCCAATGGCGGCGGCTATTATCACTACAGCTACAGTGTCGTGCGCGGTTGTGACCGCATCGTGCCGGTGGATGTTTATGTCCCCGGCTGTCCGCCTTCCGCTGAGGCGCTCCTGTACGGCCTTCTGCAATTGCAGAAGAAGATTTGCCGTACCGGCAGCATCCGTCGCTAAGGGGAACGCTGATGTCACTTGAAAAATTACAGGCCGTCGCCGAGCGCCTCCAGGCTGATCTGAAGGAAGCCGTTCAGGAAGTGGTGCTTGCCTTTGGTGAGCTGACCGTAACCGTCGATCGTGAGCGCGTCGTTGAGATCATGGCGAAGCTGAAGGCCGAGCCTTACCGCTTCCATCAGTTGATCGATGTTTGCGGCGTTGACTATCCGAAACGCACGCGTCGTTTCGATGTCGTCTATCACCTGCTGAGCCTGACGCAGAATATTCGTTTACGCATCAAGGTGCAGACCGATGAGGTCGTGCCGGTGCCGTCGATTCGTTCGGTCTATCCGAACGCCGACTGGTATGAGCGCGAAGCTTTCGACATGTACGGCATGCTGTTCTCCAACCACCCCGACCTGCGTCGTTTGCTGACGGACTATGGCTTCGAAGGCCATCCGCTGCGCAAGGACTTCCCGATGACCGGGCATGTCGAAGTGCGTTATGATGAAGAGCAGAAGCGCGTGGTCTATGAGCCGGTCAAGCTCACACAGGAATACCGCAGGTTCGACTTCCTGTCGCCATGGGAAGGCGCGCAATACGTGCTTCCGGGCGATGAGAAGGCAAAGGTCTAGACCTTTGGGTCTGGGTAAAGAGTTATCGATAAGGGTTTGATTTCATGGCAGATGGTATGACGCCTGTTCCGGTCGAAAAGGGCGATGACGATCGCAAGTTTACGATCAATTTCGGCCCGCAGCACCCGGCGGCCCACGGCGTTCTGCGCCTTGTGCTCGACCTCGACGGTGAAATGGTGGAGCGCGTAGATCCGCACATCGGTCTGCTGCACCGTGGCACCGAGAAGCTGATGGAATCGCGCACCTACCTGCAAAACGTGCCTTATTTCGATCGCCTCGACTATGTGGCGCCGATGAACCAGGAGCACGCCTTTGTGCTGGCCATCGAAAAGCTGCTCGGCCTTGAAGTGCCCAAGCGCGCGCAATTGATCCGCGTCCTCTTCTCGGAAATCGGCCGTATCCTGTCGCATATCCTGAACACAACGACTCAGGCCATGGACGTGGGGGCCCTGACGCCGCCGATCTGGGGTTTCGAGCAGCGCGAAAAGCTGATGGTGTTTTATGAACGCGCCTGTGGCGCCCGTCTCCACGCCAACTATTTCCGTCCCGGTGGCGTCCACCAGGACCTGCCGCCGGAACTGATCGAAGACATCGCTCTGTGGTGCAAGGAATATTTGCCGGCACTCGACGACATTGAATCGCTTATCACGGAAAACCGTATCTTCAAGCAGCGCAACGTCGATATAGGTCTGGTCACCAAGGAGCAGGCGTTCGACTGGGGCTTTACCGGCGTCATGATCCGTGGCTCTGGCGTGAAGTGGGATCTGCGCAAGTCGCAACCTTACGAATGCTATGCCGAACTGGAGTTCGACATTCCGCTTGGTAAGAATGGTGACTGCTGGGATCGTTACCTGTGCCGCGTCGAAGAGATGCGTGAATTGGTGAAGATCATGCAGCAATGTATTGATAAACTTAAGGTAACGCCGGGTCCGGTTCTCTCGACCGATCACAAGGTGACGCCGCCGCGCCGCGCCGAAATGAAGAATTCGATGGAAGCGCTCATCCATCACTTTAAGCTCTACACGGAAGGCTTCAAGACGCCCGAAGGCGAGGTCTATGCCTGCGTCGAGGCCCCCAAGGGCGAGTTCGGCGTCTATCTGGTCTCCGACGGCACCAACAAGCCTTACCGCTGCAAAATCCGCGCGCCGGGCTTTGCGCACCTGCAAGCCATGGACTGGATGAACCGCGGTCACCTGCTGGCCGACGTGTCGGCCATCCTGGGCTCGATCGATATCGTGTTCGGGGAGGTCGATCGATGATCGGTGTCCTGATCGCTTGCGGCCTGCTGATCGCCATGCTGGGGCTTAGCCTTTATCTGTCGCGCCCGAACTGGCCCTATCATGCGGCCGGCTCCAAAGGCTATGTCACGGATATGCTGGTCTATTTCTTCCTGCCTGTGGTGCCGATGCTGATCTGCGTCGGTGGTTTCAGCGTGCTGACAACGATTCGGCCTGATTTCGAGAACGAGACTGCCCGCATGGTTCTGCTGGGTGTCGCGCTTGTTGGTCTGCTGGGCACCCGCAGGCTGCCTTTCGTCGCGGCGGCGCAGGAGCGCGTGCGGGTCGCGCGCAATGCCCGTTATGAGGCCACGCGATGATTTCTGTTAAGCGCCGCAAATTTCGACTGTCTTTCGTTGGCTGCGGGTGTAAAGCCCAGCCTGTTATTATGTGTAGAGGGGCCTGATGTCCGTTCGTCGTCTCGCCAAGGAGCAACCGGCCAGTTTCAACTTCTCCGCGGAAACGCTGGAAAAGGCCAACTGGTGGATTGCCAAATATCCTGAAAGCCGCCGCCAGAGCGCGGTGATCCCTATTCTGTGGCTGGTGCAAAAGCAGGAGGGGTGGGTTTCCGAGCCTGCCATCACGGCCATCGCCAAGCTGCTGGTCATGCCGCAGATTCGCGTTTTTGAAGTCGCCACCTTCTACACCATGTTTATGCTGGAACCGGTCGGCTCTGCGGCTTTGATCCAGGTGTGCGGCACGACGCCCTGCATGTTGCGTGGTTCTGACGCCCTTATGCACGTCTGCAAGTCGAAGATCGGCGCCAAGGATAAGCTGTCGGCTGACGGCAAGTTCACCTGGCAGGAAGTCGAGTGTCTGGGTGCCTGCACCAATGCGCCGATGGCACAGATTAACGACTATTATTACGAAGACCTGACGCCGGAAAATCTGGCCCAGATCATCGATGATTTTGCCGCTGGCAAGTCACCGAAGCCTGGCCCTTACAACGGTCGCCATACGTCGGAGCCGCTCGGTGGCGTGACGTCGCTGACCGATCCGGCGCTCTATGACGGCTCGGCCGCCAAACCGGTCAAGATCCCCAACTTTCCCGCCCCTGAGGTAAAAGCGTAATGGCCCAGACTGGTATCTTGCAGGATAAGGACCGTATCTTCACCAACCTCTATGGTCTCCAGGATTGGGGCCTTGAGGGTGCGAAGAAGCGCGGCGCGTGGAATTCGACCAAGGATATCCTGTCGTGCGGACGCGACTGGATCATCACCAACATGAAGAATTCCGGCATGCGTGGCCGTGGCGGGGCAGGGTTCAATACCGGCCTGAAGTGGTCCTTCATGCCCAAGGAAGTCAAGGATCGCCCGCATTACCTCGTGGTCAATGCCGATGAATCCGAGCCCGGCACCTGTAAAGACCGCGAAATCATGCGCCACGATCCGCAATTGCTGATCGAAGGCTGCCTCATCGCCTCCTTCGCCATGCAGGCTCATGCCTGTTACATCTATCTGCGCGGCGAGTACGTGCAGGAGCGTGAGCGCATGGAAGCCGCCGTCAAGCAGGCCTATGAAGCCAAGCTGATCGGCAAGAACAACATCCATGGCTGGGATTTTGACGTCTATATCCACCATGGCGCCGGCGCCTATATCTGCGGCGAAGAAACCGCACTGCTGGAATCTCTGGAAGGCAAGAAGGGCCAACCGCGCCTGAAGCCGCCATTCCCGGCTGGTTCTGGTCTTTATGGCTGCCCGACGACCGTCAATAACGTCGAATCGATCGCCGCTGTCGGCACCATCCTGCGTCGTGGCGCCGAGTGGTTCACCTCGTTCGGCGCGCCTAACAATGCCGGCACCAAGCTGTTCTGCATTTCCGGTCACGTCGAGCGTCCGTGTAACATCGAAGAGGCTATGTCGATCCCGTTCCGCCAACTGATCGAAGCCCACTGCGGTGGCATTCGCGGTGGCTGGAGCAATCTGAAAGCCGTCATCCCCGGCGGTTCGTCGGTGCCGATGATCACGGCTGAGCAGTGCGAAGACCTGCCGATGGACTTCGACTCGCTTCGTAACCTCAAGTCGGGCTTAGGCACGGCGGCGGTAATCGTCATGGACAAGTCGACCGACCTGATCCGCGCCATTGCCCGCCTGAGCTACTTCTACAAGCATGAGAGCTGCGGCCAATGTACGCCGTGCCGCGAAGGCACCGGCTGGATGTGGCGTGTCATGGAACGCATGGTGAAGGGCGACGCCGATCCGGCCGAAATCGACACCCTGCTCGAGGTGACGACCCAGGTCGAAGGCCACACCATCTGCGCCCTCGGCGACGCGGCGGCCTGGCCAATTCAGGGCCTGATCCGTCACTTCCGTCATGAAATTGAAGAACGGATCACGCTATACCGTTCGAGCAAGAGCAATTTTGCCGGCCACTCAGTGGCGGCGGAGTAGGGGCACATGCGCGGCAAGGTTCTCTCATTCAACGGATCGACCGGCCTCATCAGTGGCGATGACGGCAAGCGCTATACCTTTAGCGTCAGCGATCTGATGGGAGACACCGTGTACGTGCCGGCCGGTTCGACCATTGATTTCGAAGTGGCGGGTGATACGGCGGTTAGCGTCTACGTCATCGCTACGGCCATGGGGGAGAAGAACAAGTATATCGCCGCACTGCTGGCCTTTTTTCTCGGCATGTGGGGCGTTCACAAGTTCTATCTCGGCAAGAATACGGCCGGCATCATCATGCTTTTGTGTGGCACGATTGGCTGGATATTCCTGTGTATACCACCGCTGATTATCGGGATGATCGCCTTTATCGAGACGATTATCTATCTGGTCAAGACCGATCAGAGTTTCTACGAGGACTATGTTCAGGGCAATAAATCGTGGTTCTAAAACATTAACAGATGTGCAGAATTTTGAATTATTACCGTGGCTTATTTATTATTGTTGAGGATGTGACAGAGCATGGCTAAGGCAAAAGTCAATGGTGTGGAGGTCGAGTTCGACCCCGGCATGACCGTGCTGCAGGTGGCGGAGCTGGCAGGCGAGGAAATCCCTCGTTTCTGCTATCATGAGCGCCTGTCGATCGCCGGCAACTGCCGTATGTGCCTCGTTGAGGTAAAGCCCGGACCGCCGAAGCCGCAAGCTTCGTGCGCCCTGCCGGCTGCCGAAGGCCAGGAAATCTTCACCAACACGCCGATGGTCAAAAAGGCCCGCGAAGGCGTGATGGAGTTCCTGCTGATCAATCACCCGCTGGATTGCCCGATCTGCGACCAGGGCGGCGAATGCGATCTGCAGGATCAGTCTGTCGCTTACGGCAAGGGCGCCTCGCGTTATGACGAGAACAAGCGCGCCGTCGAGGAAAAGAACCTCGGGCCAACGATCAAGACCTTCATGACGCGCTGCATCCAGTGCACGCGCTGCGTCCGTTTCACCACGGAAGTGGCCGGCGTCACCGAAATGGGCATGATCTCGCGCGGCGAGAACGCCGAAATTACCTCCTATCTCGAACAGTCGGTGTCGTCGGAACTGTCCGGTAATGTCAACGATCTGTGCCCGGTTGGCGCCCTGACGCACCGTCCGTGGTCGTTCAACTATCGCCCGTGGGAACTGACCAAGACCGAAACGATCGATGTGCATGACGCTGTTGGCGCGCATATCCGTATCGATAATCGCGGTCCGGCCGTGCTGCGCGCCCTGCCGCGTCTCAAGGAAGAGATCAACGAAGAGTGGCTGACCGACAAGAGCCGTTATGCGGTTGATGGTCTCTCACGCCAGCGCCTCGATAAACCCTATGTCCGCAAGGCGGGCAAGCTGGTCGCCGTGTCGTGGGATGAGGCCTTGGGCACGGTCGCTGGCAAAATAAAAGCGACCGATGTATCGAAAATCGGCGTCATCGCCGGAGATCTGGTCGATGCTGAGGCCATGAAGGCGACCAAGGACCTGTTTTACAGCCTGGGCGTCACCAATCTCGATTGCCGCCAGGAAGGCGCCAAGGTTGGCCCCGTCACGCAATCGACGCCGCGTGAAGCCTGGCTGTTCAACACGGGCATTGCCGGTCTGGAAGAGGCCGATGCTATCCTGCTGATTGGCACCGACCTGCGTCACGAAGCGTCCTTGATCAATGCCCGTATCCGCAAGAGCTGGCTTAAGGGCACGGTTCAGGTGGCGTTGATCGGTGAGGCCAACGACCTGACCTATGATTACGCCCACGTCGGCGTCGGCACCAAGGCGCTGAAAGATCTCAAGAAGCATGCGTTCCGTGACGTTCTGAAAAACGCCAAAAAGCCGGCGATCCTGGTGGGCAGCAATGCCATTTCCGGGGCTGACGGCGCGGCCGTTCTCAAGGAAATCGCCCTGATCGCTGATGATTATGATGTCGTCAGAGAGGGCTGGAACGGCTTCAACATTGTCCATACCGCAGCGTCGCGCGTTGCCGGTCTCGATCTCGGTTTCGTGCCGGTCGGTGAGGCGAAGGACGCCGCTGCCATGCTGACGGGCGGCGTCGATCTGCTGGTTCTGCTGGGCGCTGACGAAATCAACACCTCCGGCCTCAACAACACCTTCGTCGTCTATATCGGTTCGCATGGCGATGCCGGTGCGGCTGCGGCCGATGTCATCCTGCCGGGCGCCGCCTATACGGAAAAGTCCGGCATCTATACCAACCTCGAAGGTCGCGTGCAGATCGCCGAACGTTGCGTCTTCCCGAAGGGGGAGGCCAAGGAAGACTGGGCCATTATCCGCGCACTTTCCGGCTATGTTGGCCGCACCCTGCCGTATGACTCGCTGAACGCGCTGCGTGAAAAGCTGATCACCGATCACCCGGTCTTTGGCCGTATCGATGTCAAGCCAGCCACGAAAGCTTTCGATGTGAAAGCGATCGGCGCAAAGGGCGAGGTTACGGACAAGCTTTTCGTTTCGCACATTACCGATTTTTATCTGACCAACCCCATCGCCCGCGCCTCCACGGCGATGGCGGAATGTTCCGCGGCCCGCAAGGCGCCGCTGAGCGTGGCGGCTGAGTAAGGAAGTTTGACGATGAATACATTCTGGGCATCAGGCTGGGGCTGGGCACTCATTACGATCGGTGAGGCGCTGGCCGTCATCGTGGGCGTGATGGTGTCGCTGGCCTTCCTGCTGTGG
The window above is part of the Asticcacaulis sp. MM231 genome. Proteins encoded here:
- a CDS encoding NADH-quinone oxidoreductase subunit D yields the protein MADGMTPVPVEKGDDDRKFTINFGPQHPAAHGVLRLVLDLDGEMVERVDPHIGLLHRGTEKLMESRTYLQNVPYFDRLDYVAPMNQEHAFVLAIEKLLGLEVPKRAQLIRVLFSEIGRILSHILNTTTQAMDVGALTPPIWGFEQREKLMVFYERACGARLHANYFRPGGVHQDLPPELIEDIALWCKEYLPALDDIESLITENRIFKQRNVDIGLVTKEQAFDWGFTGVMIRGSGVKWDLRKSQPYECYAELEFDIPLGKNGDCWDRYLCRVEEMRELVKIMQQCIDKLKVTPGPVLSTDHKVTPPRRAEMKNSMEALIHHFKLYTEGFKTPEGEVYACVEAPKGEFGVYLVSDGTNKPYRCKIRAPGFAHLQAMDWMNRGHLLADVSAILGSIDIVFGEVDR
- the nuoE gene encoding NADH-quinone oxidoreductase subunit NuoE; the encoded protein is MSVRRLAKEQPASFNFSAETLEKANWWIAKYPESRRQSAVIPILWLVQKQEGWVSEPAITAIAKLLVMPQIRVFEVATFYTMFMLEPVGSAALIQVCGTTPCMLRGSDALMHVCKSKIGAKDKLSADGKFTWQEVECLGACTNAPMAQINDYYYEDLTPENLAQIIDDFAAGKSPKPGPYNGRHTSEPLGGVTSLTDPALYDGSAAKPVKIPNFPAPEVKA
- a CDS encoding NADH-quinone oxidoreductase subunit C, coding for MSLEKLQAVAERLQADLKEAVQEVVLAFGELTVTVDRERVVEIMAKLKAEPYRFHQLIDVCGVDYPKRTRRFDVVYHLLSLTQNIRLRIKVQTDEVVPVPSIRSVYPNADWYEREAFDMYGMLFSNHPDLRRLLTDYGFEGHPLRKDFPMTGHVEVRYDEEQKRVVYEPVKLTQEYRRFDFLSPWEGAQYVLPGDEKAKV
- a CDS encoding NADH-quinone oxidoreductase subunit A, with the protein product MNAFLLQYLPVIIFIGIATVLGLVFMIGALIVAPQAPDSEKLSAYECGFNAFDSARQKFDVRFYLVSILFIIFDLEASFLFPWAVSLFDMPNGGMHVAFWSMVTFLVELFLGYIYVWKKGALEWE
- a CDS encoding NADH-quinone oxidoreductase subunit B family protein, with protein sequence MGIILPAGSAGRSSVEGYDPAVHDKFFEQVSAELDTKGFLVASADDVITWARTGSLMWMTFGLACCAVEMMQASMPRYDMERFGMAPRASPRQSDLMIVAGTLTNKMAPALRKVYDQMPDPRYVLSMGSCANGGGYYHYSYSVVRGCDRIVPVDVYVPGCPPSAEALLYGLLQLQKKICRTGSIRR
- the nuoG gene encoding NADH-quinone oxidoreductase subunit NuoG — protein: MAKAKVNGVEVEFDPGMTVLQVAELAGEEIPRFCYHERLSIAGNCRMCLVEVKPGPPKPQASCALPAAEGQEIFTNTPMVKKAREGVMEFLLINHPLDCPICDQGGECDLQDQSVAYGKGASRYDENKRAVEEKNLGPTIKTFMTRCIQCTRCVRFTTEVAGVTEMGMISRGENAEITSYLEQSVSSELSGNVNDLCPVGALTHRPWSFNYRPWELTKTETIDVHDAVGAHIRIDNRGPAVLRALPRLKEEINEEWLTDKSRYAVDGLSRQRLDKPYVRKAGKLVAVSWDEALGTVAGKIKATDVSKIGVIAGDLVDAEAMKATKDLFYSLGVTNLDCRQEGAKVGPVTQSTPREAWLFNTGIAGLEEADAILLIGTDLRHEASLINARIRKSWLKGTVQVALIGEANDLTYDYAHVGVGTKALKDLKKHAFRDVLKNAKKPAILVGSNAISGADGAAVLKEIALIADDYDVVREGWNGFNIVHTAASRVAGLDLGFVPVGEAKDAAAMLTGGVDLLVLLGADEINTSGLNNTFVVYIGSHGDAGAAAADVILPGAAYTEKSGIYTNLEGRVQIAERCVFPKGEAKEDWAIIRALSGYVGRTLPYDSLNALREKLITDHPVFGRIDVKPATKAFDVKAIGAKGEVTDKLFVSHITDFYLTNPIARASTAMAECSAARKAPLSVAAE
- a CDS encoding TM2 domain-containing protein, translated to MRGKVLSFNGSTGLISGDDGKRYTFSVSDLMGDTVYVPAGSTIDFEVAGDTAVSVYVIATAMGEKNKYIAALLAFFLGMWGVHKFYLGKNTAGIIMLLCGTIGWIFLCIPPLIIGMIAFIETIIYLVKTDQSFYEDYVQGNKSWF
- the nuoF gene encoding NADH-quinone oxidoreductase subunit NuoF, translating into MAQTGILQDKDRIFTNLYGLQDWGLEGAKKRGAWNSTKDILSCGRDWIITNMKNSGMRGRGGAGFNTGLKWSFMPKEVKDRPHYLVVNADESEPGTCKDREIMRHDPQLLIEGCLIASFAMQAHACYIYLRGEYVQERERMEAAVKQAYEAKLIGKNNIHGWDFDVYIHHGAGAYICGEETALLESLEGKKGQPRLKPPFPAGSGLYGCPTTVNNVESIAAVGTILRRGAEWFTSFGAPNNAGTKLFCISGHVERPCNIEEAMSIPFRQLIEAHCGGIRGGWSNLKAVIPGGSSVPMITAEQCEDLPMDFDSLRNLKSGLGTAAVIVMDKSTDLIRAIARLSYFYKHESCGQCTPCREGTGWMWRVMERMVKGDADPAEIDTLLEVTTQVEGHTICALGDAAAWPIQGLIRHFRHEIEERITLYRSSKSNFAGHSVAAE